The proteins below come from a single Oncorhynchus keta strain PuntledgeMale-10-30-2019 chromosome 1, Oket_V2, whole genome shotgun sequence genomic window:
- the LOC118395672 gene encoding hydroxysteroid 11-beta-dehydrogenase 1-like protein, translating to MKVLTKLLIVGVIGAAFVAFQWSGPTFDPESLKGARVLVTGASTGIGEQMAYHLAGFGAQVVITARREKVLQQVAEKCQLLGAQKALYIAADMANLSDPERVVRFAVDKLGGLDYLVLNHIGPSPFAMWDRDVEHTRWLMQVNFLSYLQMAKTVLPTLEQSQGSIVVVTSLLGKISSPFVAPYTSTKFALNGFFGTLQHELSMQRSNVSITICILGLIDTDSAMEKVRGITNIQAWPASEAALHIITSGATQQTESYYPWFWYYCCLIRDWFPYFRDMSLRNMYKYEPFA from the exons AGTCGTTAAAGGGTGCCCGGGTCCTGGTGACTGGTGCCAGTACGGGAATAGGTGAACAAATGGCATATCACCTCGCCGGCTTTGGTGCCCAGGTGGTTATTACAGCCAGGAGGGAAAAGGTTCTACAGCAG GTAGCAGAGAAATGCCAGTTGTTGGGGGCCCAGAAAGCTCTATACATAGCAGCAGACATGGCCAATCTGTCTGACCCAGAGAGAGTGGTGAGGTTTGCTGTGGACAAGCTGGGAGGACTGGACTACCTGGTGCTGAACCACATAGGACCCAGCCCATTCGCCATGTGGGATAGAGATGTGGAACACACTAGATGGTTAATGCAG GTGAATTTCCTCAGCTATCTGCAGATGGCAAAGACAGTTCTGCCTACCCTTGAGCAGAGTCAGGGTTCCATTGTGGTCGTCACCTCCTTGTTAG GAAAAATTAGCAGTCCGTTTGTGGCTCCGTACACGTCCACCAAGTTTGCCCTGAACGGCTTCTTTGGGACGTTGCAGCATGAGCTTTCCATGCAGAGGAGCAACGTGTCCATCACCATCTGCATCCTGGGCCTGATCGATACAGACTCGGCTATGGAGAAAGTCAG GGGCATCACCAACATCCAAGCCTGGCCGGCCAGTGAGGCGGCTCTGCACATCATCACTTCTGGAGCCACGCAACAGACAGAGTCTTACTATCCCTGGTTCTGGTACTATTGCTGTCTCATCAGAGACTGGTTCCCCTACTTCAGGGACATGTCTTTACGTAACATGTATAAATATGAACCATTTGCTTGA